Proteins encoded in a region of the Flammeovirga yaeyamensis genome:
- the folB gene encoding dihydroneopterin aldolase, translating into MKNSISLEGLEFFAYHGFFEEERKIGNKYGVDITVDTNFSKAAEEDNLDNTINYMELFEIIKKHMDISTKLLETIGQNIVNDVYDKWTNNVLNVKVVIKKFNPPIGTICSFSSITIEQ; encoded by the coding sequence ATGAAGAATAGTATTTCTTTAGAAGGACTAGAGTTCTTTGCTTATCACGGCTTTTTCGAAGAAGAAAGAAAAATTGGAAATAAGTATGGTGTAGATATTACTGTAGACACTAATTTTTCTAAAGCTGCAGAAGAAGATAATCTCGATAATACCATTAACTATATGGAACTATTCGAGATTATCAAAAAGCATATGGATATATCTACCAAGCTGCTTGAAACTATTGGGCAGAATATAGTAAATGATGTCTATGATAAATGGACTAATAATGTTTTGAACGTGAAAGTAGTCATCAAGAAATTTAATCCTCCTATTGGGACGATTTGCTCTTTTTCAAGCATTACTATTGAACAGTAG